In Deltaproteobacteria bacterium, a single window of DNA contains:
- a CDS encoding type II toxin-antitoxin system RelE/ParE family toxin has translation MPHVEWTVAYDEAFLAELESIERATGSSAVREEIAALALLLQRFGPHLKRPHCDTLKGSRHTNMKELRFTLPDGEWRVAFAFDPLRSAILLVGGNKSGVSQKRFYRDLIRVADRRFDDHLKGIKPEKGD, from the coding sequence ATGCCCCATGTGGAGTGGACGGTAGCATATGATGAAGCTTTTTTGGCTGAACTCGAGAGTATCGAGCGAGCAACTGGGTCCTCGGCGGTGCGTGAGGAAATTGCTGCATTGGCGCTTCTACTCCAACGGTTTGGACCCCACTTGAAGCGTCCCCATTGCGATACGCTCAAAGGCTCGAGGCATACAAACATGAAGGAACTCCGATTCACTTTACCGGATGGGGAATGGAGAGTAGCCTTTGCTTTCGACCCGCTCCGCTCGGCAATCCTTCTCGTAGGCGGCAATAAGTCAGGAGTCTCGCAAAAGCGTTTCTATCGAGATTTGATCCGTGTCGCAGACAGACGGTTTGACGATCATTTGAAGGGAATCAAGCCTGAAAAGGGAGACTGA
- a CDS encoding XRE family transcriptional regulator has translation MAVALAEVMEQFTPEQRARVEARAQELVEEELTLRDLRQAQHLTQERMAELLGVEQENVSRLERRADLLLSTLCSYVAAMGGRLRLVAEFPNRKPVTVALGDIRNDESPKPRRDTRKAKLQAATD, from the coding sequence ATGGCGGTTGCACTTGCTGAAGTAATGGAACAATTTACGCCCGAACAGCGGGCACGCGTCGAAGCCCGAGCCCAAGAATTGGTCGAAGAAGAATTGACGCTACGAGATCTACGGCAAGCCCAGCACCTGACCCAAGAGCGTATGGCCGAACTCCTGGGGGTGGAACAGGAAAATGTATCGCGCCTGGAACGGCGGGCGGATCTCCTGCTTTCAACCTTGTGCAGCTACGTGGCAGCTATGGGCGGGAGGTTACGACTAGTGGCAGAGTTTCCTAACCGTAAGCCAGTAACGGTGGCGCTTGGCGACATCCGTAACGACGAGTCACCCAAGCCACGACGGGACACCAGAAAGGCAAAGTTGCAAGCAGCTACTGATTGA